From Sphingomonas bisphenolicum, one genomic window encodes:
- a CDS encoding helix-turn-helix domain-containing protein, producing the protein MADEPELETGAESAPEAQPSTPGAKLRAAREAQGLSIQDVATRTRIAQRQLEAVERDDYAALPGIPYAVGFARAYARAVDLDEVAIAAEVRHGVHNSDMGARYEAFEPVDPARVPPRRLAWVVLAIVIVLIAGYTIWRTQLMTPPTGEEIAQEQAQPAAERTPGVAPVAPAAQPVVFTAVDDVWLRIYDEAGERLKDGLLKKGESFTLPPSAKGPMILTGRPQALSVTVGGKPIAPLGAADRTIADVPVSAEALLARGAAPVAGPAVAPARPAPRRTGAGQGGTGRSEASSPAVPTPAPVAPVGDGTAAPQP; encoded by the coding sequence ATGGCAGACGAACCAGAACTCGAAACCGGGGCGGAAAGCGCGCCGGAAGCGCAGCCTTCGACCCCCGGCGCCAAGCTACGTGCTGCGCGGGAGGCGCAGGGTCTTTCGATCCAGGACGTCGCGACCCGCACGCGCATCGCCCAGCGCCAGCTTGAAGCGGTCGAGCGCGACGATTATGCGGCCCTGCCGGGCATCCCCTATGCCGTCGGTTTCGCCCGCGCCTATGCTCGCGCGGTCGATCTGGACGAGGTGGCGATCGCGGCCGAGGTGCGCCATGGCGTGCATAATAGCGACATGGGCGCGCGGTACGAGGCGTTCGAGCCGGTCGATCCCGCACGGGTTCCGCCGCGGCGGCTGGCATGGGTGGTGCTGGCGATCGTGATCGTGCTGATCGCGGGCTATACCATCTGGCGGACCCAGTTGATGACGCCGCCGACCGGCGAAGAAATCGCGCAGGAGCAGGCCCAGCCCGCGGCCGAACGTACCCCCGGCGTCGCGCCTGTCGCGCCCGCCGCCCAGCCGGTGGTGTTCACCGCCGTCGACGACGTGTGGCTGCGCATCTATGACGAGGCGGGCGAGCGGTTGAAGGACGGCTTGCTCAAGAAGGGCGAGAGCTTCACGCTGCCGCCGTCCGCCAAGGGACCGATGATCCTGACCGGACGCCCCCAGGCGCTGAGCGTGACCGTAGGGGGCAAGCCGATCGCGCCGCTCGGCGCGGCCGATCGCACCATCGCGGACGTGCCGGTCAGCGCCGAAGCGCTGCTGGCGCGCGGCGCTGCGCCCGTGGCCGGCCCGGCCGTGGCGCCGGCCCGTCCGGCGCCACGCCGGACAGGCGCGGGGCAGGGCGGAACCGGGCGGAGCGAGGCGAGCAGCCCAGCCGTTCCGACGCCTGCGCCGGTTGCACCCGTCGGCGACGGGACCGCTGCACCGCAACCCTGA
- a CDS encoding tol-pal system YbgF family protein — protein MRNALLATTAALLAVAMPVMVQPAAAQNAPVEVRVDRLEKEMRAVQRKVFPAGTPIEAEISRPATPTIAPGSPASTPIADLTARVGALESQLASITGQVEENSYKLRQLEEAFNKYKAENDARMAEPAPVAVPTPRPSASASVPAEAAPIAAQPRPAAAKPAPAAAPPVASDARKAAVAAVERPDTGDAASDAYNYGYRLWDAKFYPEAQGQLKATVEKYGASPVASKAQNLLGRAYLDDGKPALASVAFYENYQKRPRGDRAADSLAYLGDALIQLKKPADACKVYQELEQVYGGSLSSTLRGMMTAGRAKAKCS, from the coding sequence ATGCGTAACGCCCTTCTTGCGACAACGGCGGCTTTGCTGGCCGTTGCCATGCCTGTCATGGTCCAGCCCGCCGCTGCGCAGAACGCGCCGGTGGAGGTGCGGGTCGACCGGCTGGAAAAGGAAATGCGCGCGGTGCAGCGCAAGGTGTTTCCGGCCGGTACCCCGATCGAGGCGGAGATCAGCCGCCCGGCCACGCCCACGATCGCGCCCGGATCGCCCGCGTCCACCCCGATCGCCGACCTGACCGCGCGGGTCGGCGCGCTGGAATCGCAGCTCGCCTCTATCACGGGCCAGGTGGAGGAGAATAGCTACAAGCTCCGCCAGCTGGAGGAGGCGTTCAACAAATATAAGGCGGAGAATGACGCGCGCATGGCCGAGCCGGCGCCCGTCGCCGTGCCCACGCCCCGGCCGTCCGCATCCGCATCCGTACCGGCAGAGGCCGCGCCGATCGCGGCCCAGCCCCGGCCCGCCGCCGCCAAGCCGGCCCCTGCTGCTGCGCCGCCGGTCGCGAGCGACGCACGCAAGGCCGCCGTCGCGGCGGTGGAGCGGCCCGACACCGGCGATGCCGCCAGCGACGCCTATAATTATGGCTATCGTCTGTGGGACGCCAAATTCTATCCCGAGGCGCAGGGCCAGCTAAAGGCGACGGTCGAGAAATATGGCGCCAGCCCGGTCGCCAGCAAGGCGCAGAACCTGCTTGGCCGCGCCTATCTGGACGATGGCAAGCCGGCGCTCGCGTCGGTCGCCTTCTATGAAAATTACCAGAAGCGCCCGCGCGGCGACCGTGCGGCGGACAGCCTCGCCTATCTGGGCGATGCGCTGATCCAGCTCAAGAAGCCGGCCGATGCGTGCAAGGTCTATCAGGAGCTGGAGCAGGTCTATGGCGGCAGCCTCTCTTCCACCCTGCGCGGCATGATGACTGCAGGCCGCGCCAAGGCGAAGTGCAGCTAA
- the tilS gene encoding tRNA lysidine(34) synthetase TilS produces the protein MQLSSDATALVARLDAATRALVGDDRAARFGVAVSGGPDSMALLWLAVRAFPDRVAAVTVDHQLRAESADEAAMVARWCADRGIAHATLTPDRPVAGNVQAWARALRYRLIEAWRAGQGIDWVMTAHHADDQLETMLMRLNRGSGVGGLAGVRARSASGAGRVIRPLLGVRKATLQALADGEGLPHVHDPSNADPRFDRAALRTALSQAPWLDVEAAARSAAALAEADMAIGWSVAALAAEHVRADGAGWRLERTDLPREYLRRLLLLMLERGEAQPPRGDSLDRAMAAAMAGGQASMGDWLLKGGTQWTLHPAPPRRTPQ, from the coding sequence GTGCAGCTAAGCAGCGATGCGACCGCGCTGGTAGCGCGGCTGGACGCGGCGACGCGTGCGCTGGTCGGGGACGACCGGGCGGCGCGTTTCGGCGTGGCGGTGTCGGGCGGGCCGGACAGCATGGCTTTGCTGTGGCTGGCCGTGCGCGCCTTTCCGGATCGCGTGGCGGCGGTAACGGTCGATCATCAACTGCGCGCAGAATCGGCAGATGAAGCGGCGATGGTCGCGCGCTGGTGCGCGGATCGGGGTATCGCCCATGCGACGTTGACGCCCGACCGGCCGGTGGCGGGCAATGTTCAGGCCTGGGCGCGGGCGCTGCGCTATCGGTTGATCGAGGCATGGCGGGCCGGGCAAGGGATCGACTGGGTCATGACCGCCCATCATGCCGACGACCAACTGGAAACGATGCTGATGCGCCTTAACCGCGGGTCGGGCGTCGGCGGACTGGCCGGGGTGCGCGCGCGATCGGCATCGGGTGCGGGCCGGGTGATCCGCCCGCTGCTGGGGGTGCGTAAGGCGACGTTGCAGGCGCTGGCCGACGGGGAGGGCCTGCCCCATGTCCATGATCCGTCCAATGCCGATCCGCGCTTCGACCGGGCGGCGCTGCGGACGGCGCTGAGCCAGGCGCCCTGGCTGGATGTCGAGGCGGCGGCGCGCAGCGCGGCGGCGCTGGCGGAGGCGGACATGGCGATCGGGTGGAGCGTGGCGGCATTGGCCGCAGAGCATGTGCGCGCCGACGGGGCGGGGTGGCGGCTGGAACGTACGGACCTGCCGCGCGAATATTTGCGGCGGCTCTTGCTGCTCATGCTGGAGCGGGGCGAGGCGCAGCCGCCGCGCGGCGACAGCCTGGATCGCGCCATGGCGGCCGCAATGGCCGGCGGGCAGGCGAGTATGGGCGACTGGCTATTAAAGGGTGGGACGCAATGGACGCTGCATCCTGCGCCGCCGCGGCGCACGCCGCAATAA
- the ftsH gene encoding ATP-dependent zinc metalloprotease FtsH, which produces MNDEKDPQGNPWIKSAMIWAGVIVALLMFVSLFDSRTASSAGTGIAYSEFRSKVQEGQVKDVAIAPDKISGTLSGGQKFTTIPVADPGLTSLLDDNGVKYSGQAQDQPSFWQILIYQSLPFLLILGIAFFVLRQMQKGGGAGGAMGFGKSKAKLLTEKHGKVTFDDVAGIDEAREELQEIVEFLKDPTKFARLGGKIPKGALLVGSPGTGKTLLARAIAGEAGVPFFTISGSDFVEMFVGVGASRVRDMFEQAKKNAPCIVFIDEIDAVGRHRGAGLGNGNDEREQTLNQLLVEMDGFEANEGIIIVAATNRPDVLDPALLRPGRFDRQVVVPRPDIDGREKILAVHMKKVPLAPDVDPRVIARGTPGFSGADLANLVNEAALTAARRGKRLVAMDEFESAKDKVMMGAERRSMVMTDDEKKMTAYHEAGHAIVSVHEAASDPIHKATIIPRGRALGMVMRLPERDSYSYHRDKMHANMAVAMGGRVAEEIIFGYDKVSSGASGDIQYATKLARDMVTQWGMSDKLGPLQYEEQQGETFLGYSQSQRVHMSDETAKLIDAEIRGLVEQGYARAQELLKGHEDQLHLLANAMLEYETLSGEEIRALLEKGEITRDDGTTIKPSVIPAAGSSIPRIRKRKGPFGEASPAGA; this is translated from the coding sequence ATGAACGACGAGAAAGACCCGCAGGGCAACCCCTGGATCAAGAGCGCCATGATTTGGGCGGGCGTGATCGTCGCCCTGCTGATGTTCGTGTCGCTGTTCGACAGCCGGACCGCGTCCAGCGCGGGGACCGGCATCGCCTATTCGGAATTCCGGTCCAAGGTGCAGGAAGGCCAGGTCAAGGACGTCGCCATCGCACCGGACAAGATCAGCGGTACATTGTCGGGCGGACAGAAGTTCACCACCATTCCCGTCGCCGATCCGGGCCTGACCAGCCTGCTGGACGATAATGGCGTCAAATATTCGGGCCAGGCGCAGGACCAGCCCAGCTTCTGGCAGATCCTCATCTACCAGTCGCTGCCGTTCCTGCTGATCCTGGGCATCGCCTTCTTCGTGCTGCGCCAGATGCAGAAGGGCGGCGGCGCGGGCGGCGCGATGGGCTTTGGCAAGTCCAAGGCCAAACTGCTGACCGAAAAGCATGGCAAGGTGACGTTTGACGACGTCGCCGGCATCGATGAGGCGCGCGAAGAGCTTCAGGAAATCGTCGAGTTCCTGAAAGACCCGACCAAGTTCGCGCGTCTGGGTGGCAAGATTCCCAAGGGCGCGCTGCTGGTCGGTTCGCCCGGCACCGGCAAGACGCTGCTGGCCCGCGCGATCGCGGGGGAGGCGGGCGTGCCCTTCTTCACCATTTCGGGGTCCGACTTTGTCGAGATGTTCGTGGGCGTCGGCGCGAGCCGTGTGCGCGACATGTTCGAACAGGCCAAGAAGAATGCGCCCTGCATCGTCTTCATCGACGAAATCGACGCGGTCGGCCGCCATCGCGGCGCGGGCCTGGGCAATGGCAATGACGAGCGCGAGCAGACGCTGAACCAGCTTCTGGTCGAGATGGACGGCTTCGAAGCGAACGAAGGCATCATCATCGTTGCGGCGACCAACCGCCCCGACGTGCTGGACCCTGCGCTGCTGCGGCCGGGCCGCTTCGACCGCCAGGTCGTCGTGCCTCGTCCCGACATCGACGGGCGCGAGAAGATCCTGGCCGTGCATATGAAGAAGGTGCCGCTGGCGCCCGACGTCGATCCCCGCGTCATTGCGCGCGGCACGCCGGGCTTTTCCGGCGCGGACCTCGCCAATCTCGTCAACGAAGCGGCGCTGACCGCGGCGCGGCGGGGCAAGCGGCTGGTCGCGATGGACGAATTCGAATCCGCCAAGGACAAGGTCATGATGGGTGCGGAGCGCCGCTCCATGGTCATGACCGACGACGAGAAGAAGATGACCGCCTATCATGAGGCCGGCCATGCCATCGTGTCGGTCCACGAAGCCGCGTCCGACCCGATCCACAAGGCGACGATCATCCCGCGCGGCCGCGCGCTGGGCATGGTGATGCGCCTGCCGGAGCGGGACAGCTACAGCTATCATCGCGACAAGATGCACGCGAACATGGCCGTCGCCATGGGCGGACGCGTCGCCGAGGAGATCATCTTCGGTTACGACAAGGTGTCGAGCGGCGCGTCGGGCGACATCCAGTACGCCACCAAGCTGGCGCGCGACATGGTCACCCAATGGGGCATGTCCGACAAGCTGGGGCCGCTGCAATATGAAGAGCAGCAGGGCGAGACCTTCCTGGGCTATTCGCAGAGCCAGCGCGTCCATATGTCCGACGAGACCGCCAAGCTGATCGACGCGGAAATCCGCGGGCTGGTGGAACAGGGCTATGCCCGCGCGCAGGAACTGCTCAAGGGCCATGAGGACCAGTTGCACCTGCTCGCCAACGCGATGCTGGAATATGAGACGCTGAGCGGCGAGGAAATCCGGGCGCTGCTGGAAAAGGGCGAGATCACCCGCGACGACGGCACGACGATCAAGCCGTCGGTGATCCCGGCGGCGGGCTCCTCCATCCCGCGCATCCGCAAGCGCAAGGGCCCGTTCGGCGAGGCGAGTCCTGCAGGGGCGTAA
- the guaB gene encoding IMP dehydrogenase: protein MDIRLGLTFDDVLLQPGESDVLPSQADTSTYVTREIKLNIPILSSAMDTVTEADMAIVMAQLGGIGVLHRNMTVEEQADAVRAVKRFESGMVVNPITILPTATLADAQMLMQRHRISGIPVVEQSGKLVGILTHRDTRFAENPKQPVSELMTKDNLATVKVGVGQEEAQRLLHQRRIEKLLVVDEGYHCVGLITVKDIEKAVTYPQATKDGTGRLRVAAATTVGDKGLERSRALIDAECDLIVIDTAHGHSKQVSAAVEAVKKLSNHVQVVAGNVATAEATKALIGAGADCVKVGIGPGSICTTRVVAGVGVPQLTAVMDSAEEAAKQGVPVIADGGLRTSGDLAKALAAGAGCVMVGSLLAGTAEAPGETFLYQGRAYKSYRGMGSVGAMARGSADRYFQADIKDQMKLVPEGIEGQVPFKGPAKDVIHQLVGGVKAAMGYTGSATIKDLQERARFVQITNAGLSESHVHDVTITREAPNYPTR, encoded by the coding sequence ATGGATATCCGCCTCGGTCTCACCTTTGACGACGTGCTGTTGCAGCCCGGCGAATCCGATGTGCTGCCCAGCCAGGCGGACACGTCGACCTATGTCACGCGCGAGATCAAGCTGAACATCCCGATCCTGTCGTCGGCGATGGACACGGTGACCGAGGCGGACATGGCGATCGTCATGGCGCAACTGGGCGGCATCGGCGTGCTGCACCGGAACATGACCGTCGAGGAACAGGCCGACGCGGTGCGTGCGGTCAAGCGGTTCGAGAGCGGCATGGTCGTCAACCCGATCACCATCCTGCCCACAGCGACCTTGGCCGATGCGCAGATGCTGATGCAACGGCACAGGATCAGCGGCATTCCGGTCGTGGAACAGAGCGGCAAGCTGGTCGGCATCCTGACGCATCGCGACACGCGCTTCGCGGAAAATCCCAAGCAGCCGGTCAGCGAACTGATGACCAAGGATAACCTCGCCACCGTCAAGGTCGGCGTCGGCCAGGAAGAGGCGCAACGGCTGCTGCACCAGCGCCGGATCGAAAAGCTGCTGGTGGTGGACGAGGGCTATCATTGCGTCGGCCTCATCACCGTCAAGGATATCGAGAAGGCGGTCACCTATCCGCAGGCGACCAAGGACGGCACTGGCCGCCTGCGCGTCGCCGCCGCGACGACGGTGGGCGACAAGGGGCTGGAGCGCAGCCGTGCGCTGATCGACGCGGAATGCGACCTGATCGTCATCGACACCGCCCATGGCCATAGCAAGCAGGTGTCCGCTGCCGTCGAAGCGGTAAAAAAGCTGTCCAACCATGTGCAGGTGGTCGCGGGTAACGTCGCCACCGCCGAAGCGACCAAGGCGCTGATCGGCGCGGGCGCGGATTGCGTGAAGGTCGGCATCGGGCCGGGATCGATTTGCACCACGCGCGTGGTCGCGGGCGTGGGCGTGCCGCAGTTGACCGCGGTGATGGATTCGGCCGAGGAAGCCGCCAAGCAGGGCGTGCCGGTGATCGCCGATGGCGGGCTGCGCACGTCGGGCGATCTGGCCAAGGCGCTGGCGGCGGGCGCGGGGTGCGTCATGGTCGGGTCGCTGCTGGCGGGCACGGCGGAAGCGCCGGGCGAGACGTTCCTCTATCAGGGCCGCGCATACAAGAGCTATCGCGGCATGGGCAGCGTCGGCGCGATGGCGCGCGGGTCCGCCGACCGCTATTTCCAGGCGGACATCAAGGACCAGATGAAGCTGGTGCCCGAAGGCATTGAGGGCCAGGTGCCGTTCAAGGGACCGGCCAAGGATGTCATCCACCAGCTGGTCGGCGGCGTGAAGGCGGCGATGGGTTATACCGGCAGCGCCACGATCAAGGATTTGCAGGAACGCGCGCGTTTCGTGCAGATCACCAATGCGGGCCTGTCGGAAAGCCATGTCCATGACGTGACGATTACGCGGGAAGCGCCCAATTATCCGACGCGGTAG
- a CDS encoding RsmB/NOP family class I SAM-dependent RNA methyltransferase: MTPSARIQAAIDLLDAIIASARDGGPAADTLIARYFKERRYAGSRDRRAVRDHVYDAIRRAAERPETGREAMIGLALERPEVAALFDGSTHAPLPIEPGEMGAEAGAVPRWLQPLLADKVEQDALLGRAPVDVRVNRLKATPPDVAPLLPDATPIAGLPDGLRLPEGFPVEQQAAWKDGLVEVQDAGSQWIAAACAVQPGMTVIDLCAGAGGKTLALAAAMGGRGNLIAADTIRSRLARLEPRAARAGATFIETLLLDQSHEARGLESLNGQVDVVLVDAPCSGTGTWRRNPEARWRLTQPRLDRLVAEQARILDFAASLLAPGGALVYATCALTEREGRGQVDAFLARHAGWTAEPIALPVGRAHGAGLLLTPGHDGSDGFFFARLRREA; this comes from the coding sequence ATGACCCCCTCCGCCAGAATTCAGGCCGCGATCGATCTGCTCGACGCCATCATCGCATCCGCGCGCGATGGCGGGCCGGCGGCCGATACGCTGATCGCGCGCTATTTCAAGGAACGGCGCTATGCCGGGTCGCGGGATCGGCGGGCGGTGCGCGACCATGTCTATGATGCCATCCGCCGGGCGGCCGAGCGGCCGGAGACGGGACGCGAGGCGATGATCGGGCTGGCGCTGGAGCGGCCGGAGGTCGCTGCGCTGTTCGACGGATCGACCCATGCGCCGCTGCCGATAGAGCCGGGCGAGATGGGCGCGGAAGCCGGTGCGGTGCCGCGCTGGCTGCAACCGTTGCTGGCGGACAAGGTGGAACAGGACGCGCTGCTGGGCCGTGCGCCGGTGGATGTGCGCGTGAACCGGCTGAAAGCGACGCCGCCGGATGTCGCGCCTTTGCTGCCCGACGCGACGCCGATCGCTGGCCTGCCCGACGGACTGCGCCTGCCCGAAGGCTTTCCGGTCGAGCAGCAGGCGGCATGGAAGGATGGGCTGGTCGAGGTGCAGGACGCCGGCAGCCAGTGGATCGCGGCAGCGTGTGCCGTGCAACCGGGCATGACGGTGATCGATCTATGTGCGGGGGCCGGCGGCAAGACGCTGGCGCTGGCGGCAGCGATGGGCGGGCGGGGTAATTTGATCGCCGCCGATACGATCCGGTCACGGCTGGCGCGGCTGGAACCGCGCGCGGCGCGGGCGGGGGCGACCTTCATCGAGACGCTGCTGCTGGACCAGAGCCATGAGGCGCGGGGGCTGGAGAGCCTGAACGGACAGGTGGACGTCGTACTGGTCGATGCGCCCTGTTCGGGTACCGGCACCTGGCGGCGCAACCCGGAGGCGCGCTGGCGGTTGACGCAGCCACGGCTGGACCGGCTGGTCGCGGAACAGGCCCGCATCCTCGATTTCGCAGCGTCGTTGCTGGCGCCGGGCGGGGCGCTGGTCTATGCCACCTGCGCACTGACCGAGCGGGAAGGGCGCGGCCAGGTCGATGCCTTTCTGGCGCGCCATGCCGGATGGACGGCGGAACCGATCGCCCTGCCCGTCGGCCGGGCGCATGGCGCCGGGTTGCTGCTGACGCCGGGGCATGACGGCAGCGACGGCTTCTTCTTTGCGCGGCTGCGCCGGGAGGCGTGA
- a CDS encoding tetratricopeptide repeat protein: MRFTPASIALAVVLTTVSSVGLSQKPDSQISPQSIEWQKAGEAAHKAGNLEGATDALESALAIDPRNRAAFIELAEVARAQGLQGKAIRLYKEALLLDPTDVAALTGQGEAMVEKGAIAKAKDVLAQAQALCKGDCAPVGKLAAAIQKGPPAVAMTTKEAVTVPKEAPTETP; this comes from the coding sequence ATGCGTTTTACCCCCGCCTCGATCGCGCTCGCCGTCGTCCTGACCACCGTGTCGAGCGTCGGGCTGAGCCAGAAGCCGGACAGCCAGATCAGCCCGCAGTCGATCGAATGGCAGAAGGCGGGCGAGGCCGCGCACAAGGCCGGCAATCTGGAAGGCGCGACCGATGCGCTGGAAAGCGCGCTGGCGATCGATCCGCGCAACCGCGCCGCCTTCATCGAACTGGCGGAGGTCGCGCGCGCGCAGGGGCTGCAGGGCAAGGCGATCCGCCTCTACAAGGAAGCGCTGCTGCTCGATCCCACCGACGTCGCCGCACTGACCGGGCAGGGCGAAGCGATGGTGGAAAAAGGGGCGATCGCCAAGGCGAAGGATGTGCTCGCGCAGGCGCAGGCCCTGTGCAAGGGCGACTGCGCGCCGGTCGGCAAGCTGGCCGCGGCGATCCAGAAAGGGCCGCCCGCCGTCGCGATGACGACCAAGGAAGCAGTGACCGTGCCCAAGGAAGCGCCGACCGAAACGCCCTGA
- a CDS encoding ribosomal protein uL16 3-hydroxylase: protein MHFTDFDADLFLRDYWQKRPLLIRNPWAGWANPLDPDELAGLACEEGVESRLIGQGDGRWMVEHGPLPEDRFGAMGRSPWTLLVQAVDMHVPAVAALVAPFRFIPNWRIDDVMVSYATDGGGVGAHYDQYDVFLIQGLGRRRWQVGGRCDADTPLMLHEDLRLLADFQPEAEWVLEPGDILYVPPGVAHNGVAVGDDCMTYSVGFRAPSRSELVEQFCAHVVGGMEDDDRYADPDLTMQSNPGEIGAAALARLQAMVAEALNDRAAFARWFGEYNSERKYPELDFRPDEPIAVEDVRELVEEGVALCRNPASRFAFVAQEAGSMALFVDGESHDCSGDVAALARQICATDSVVIDPGLIGSDAAMELVVTLYNEGSVSFLPED, encoded by the coding sequence ATGCACTTCACAGATTTCGACGCCGACCTGTTCCTGCGCGACTATTGGCAGAAGAGGCCGCTGCTGATCCGCAATCCGTGGGCGGGATGGGCCAATCCGCTCGATCCGGACGAACTGGCGGGTTTGGCCTGCGAGGAAGGCGTCGAGTCGCGGCTGATCGGCCAGGGCGACGGGCGCTGGATGGTCGAACATGGGCCGCTGCCCGAAGACCGGTTCGGCGCGATGGGCCGCAGCCCCTGGACGTTGCTGGTGCAGGCGGTGGACATGCATGTGCCGGCAGTCGCCGCGCTGGTGGCGCCGTTCCGCTTCATCCCCAACTGGCGGATCGACGACGTGATGGTCAGCTACGCCACCGATGGCGGCGGCGTGGGGGCGCATTACGATCAATATGACGTGTTCCTGATCCAGGGGCTGGGCCGGCGGCGCTGGCAGGTGGGCGGGCGGTGCGACGCCGATACGCCGCTGATGCTGCATGAGGATCTGCGCCTGCTGGCCGATTTCCAGCCCGAAGCCGAATGGGTGCTGGAGCCGGGCGATATCCTCTATGTGCCGCCGGGCGTCGCGCATAATGGCGTGGCCGTGGGCGACGATTGCATGACCTATTCGGTCGGCTTCCGCGCGCCGTCGCGCAGCGAGCTGGTCGAGCAATTTTGCGCCCATGTCGTCGGCGGCATGGAGGATGACGACCGCTATGCTGACCCGGACCTGACGATGCAGAGCAATCCGGGCGAGATCGGCGCGGCGGCGCTGGCCCGGTTGCAGGCGATGGTGGCGGAGGCTTTGAACGACCGCGCCGCCTTTGCGCGGTGGTTCGGGGAGTATAATAGCGAGCGTAAATATCCCGAACTAGACTTCCGGCCCGACGAGCCGATCGCGGTCGAGGATGTGCGCGAACTGGTGGAGGAGGGCGTCGCGCTGTGCCGCAATCCGGCGAGCCGCTTCGCCTTCGTGGCGCAGGAGGCGGGTTCGATGGCACTGTTCGTGGATGGCGAGAGCCATGATTGCAGCGGCGATGTTGCGGCGCTGGCCCGGCAGATTTGCGCGACGGACAGCGTCGTGATCGATCCGGGGCTGATCGGGTCCGACGCAGCGATGGAACTGGTGGTGACGCTCTACAATGAGGGCAGCGTCAGCTTCCTGCCCGAGGACTGA
- a CDS encoding pseudouridine synthase gives MSRLILFNKPYDMLSQFTDRGTDTARATLSDCIAVPGVYPAGRLDRDSEGLLLLTDDGRLQSRIADPKYKTAKTYLAQVEGDVTDAALATLRRGVDLKDGLTRPADVERIDDPGFWPRNPPIRVRKAIPDCWISLTIREGRNRQVRRMTAAVGHPTLRLVRWRIGDWTLDGLQPGEWREVQVG, from the coding sequence ATGTCCCGCCTCATCCTGTTCAACAAGCCCTATGACATGCTGTCCCAGTTCACGGATCGCGGCACAGATACGGCGCGCGCAACCCTGTCCGACTGCATCGCCGTGCCGGGCGTCTACCCCGCCGGTCGGCTGGACCGCGATAGCGAGGGGCTTTTGCTGCTGACCGATGACGGCCGGCTGCAATCGCGCATCGCCGACCCCAAATATAAGACCGCGAAAACCTATCTGGCGCAGGTCGAGGGCGACGTCACAGATGCCGCGCTGGCCACGCTTCGCCGCGGCGTGGACCTCAAGGACGGCCTCACCCGTCCGGCCGATGTCGAACGGATCGACGATCCGGGCTTTTGGCCCCGCAATCCGCCGATCCGTGTGCGCAAGGCCATTCCCGACTGCTGGATCAGCCTTACCATCCGCGAAGGCCGCAACCGCCAGGTCCGCCGCATGACCGCGGCGGTCGGCCATCCCACTCTGCGCCTCGTCCGCTGGCGCATCGGTGACTGGACGCTCGATGGCTTGCAACCGGGCGAATGGCGCGAGGTTCAGGTCGGCTGA
- the pdxA gene encoding 4-hydroxythreonine-4-phosphate dehydrogenase PdxA, with translation MRSSNIIDAAPLAPFAVSLGDPAGIGPEIVAKSWVMREARGLPPFFAVGDAASLRAVWLGPIAIIGAPEEAAGAFGTALPCLQVADAGEIVPGSPSIDGARTAFQALEVAVGLARQGSAAGIVTAPVGKEQLYGVGFTHPGQTEFVAERCGVSPHNAVMMLAGPSLKVVPITIHIPLADVPSVLTIDLIRARALTTAKGLQRNFGIARPRLAVAGLNPHAGENGALGREEIDVIRPAIDLLREDGLDIVGPLAADGMFHARAREAYDAALCMYHDQALIPIKTLYFDEGVNITLGLPIVRTSPDHGTAFGIAGTDSANPGAMMAALKMAAEAARARLAHG, from the coding sequence ATGCGGTCATCGAATATAATTGACGCCGCGCCTCTCGCACCCTTTGCGGTGTCGCTCGGCGATCCCGCCGGGATCGGGCCGGAGATCGTCGCGAAAAGCTGGGTGATGCGCGAAGCGCGCGGCCTGCCGCCCTTCTTCGCGGTGGGCGACGCCGCGTCGCTCCGCGCAGTATGGCTGGGACCGATCGCGATCATCGGCGCGCCTGAAGAGGCTGCCGGCGCGTTCGGCACGGCCTTGCCCTGCCTTCAGGTCGCCGACGCGGGCGAAATCGTGCCGGGCAGCCCCAGCATCGACGGCGCCCGCACCGCCTTCCAGGCGCTCGAAGTGGCGGTCGGGCTGGCCAGACAGGGATCGGCCGCCGGAATCGTGACCGCGCCGGTAGGCAAGGAACAGCTCTACGGCGTCGGCTTCACCCATCCGGGCCAGACCGAATTCGTGGCCGAACGCTGCGGCGTGTCCCCCCACAATGCGGTGATGATGCTGGCCGGACCGTCGCTGAAAGTCGTGCCGATCACCATCCATATTCCGCTGGCCGACGTACCGTCGGTGCTGACCATCGACCTGATCCGCGCGCGTGCGCTGACCACCGCCAAGGGATTGCAGCGCAATTTCGGCATCGCTCGCCCGCGCCTCGCCGTGGCGGGGCTCAACCCCCATGCCGGCGAAAATGGCGCGCTGGGCCGGGAAGAGATCGACGTGATCCGTCCCGCCATCGATCTGCTCCGCGAAGACGGCCTCGACATTGTCGGTCCGCTCGCCGCCGACGGCATGTTCCATGCCCGCGCCCGCGAAGCCTATGACGCCGCGCTCTGCATGTATCACGACCAGGCGCTGATCCCGATCAAGACGCTCTATTTCGACGAAGGCGTCAACATCACGCTGGGCCTGCCGATCGTGCGCACATCGCCCGACCATGGCACCGCCTTCGGCATCGCCGGCACCGACAGCGCCAATCCCGGCGCGATGATGGCCGCGCTCAAGATGGCGGCCGAAGCCGCCCGCGCCCGCCTCGCCCATGGCTGA